From the genome of Papaver somniferum cultivar HN1 chromosome 2, ASM357369v1, whole genome shotgun sequence, one region includes:
- the LOC113350106 gene encoding ribosome-recycling factor, chloroplastic-like, with the protein MAISFSSATSIRSLLSVRDSSYNRATGKCIPPLTAKASSLGASSNYVKFQDGSIKFCCKAALVSGESGKKRTGVWKCATIEEIEAEKSSIKSDAKNRMEKTLETVRENFNGFRTGRASPTMLDRLEVEYYGSPVSLKSIAQITTPDGSSLLIQPYDKSCLKIIEKAIVNSNLDLNPSNDGEVIRLTVPQLTSERRKELAKLAAKQAEEGKVAIRNIRRDAIKSYEKLEKEKKLSEDIVKDLSGDLQKVTDDYMKKIEALFKLKEKEMLKV; encoded by the exons ATGGCGATTTCATTTTCATCTGCAACATCTATACGGTCGCTCCTTTCAGTTCGAG ATTCTTCTTATAATAGAGCAACTGGAAAATGCATTCCTCCTCTTACTGCCAAGGCATCTTCATTGGGTGCATCTTCAAATTATGTAAAATTTCAAGATGGTTCTATTAAATTTTGTTGCAAAGCTGCTCTTGTCTCCGGAGAATCTGGAAAAAAGAG AACAGGGGTTTGGAAGTGTGCAACAATCGAAGAAATCGAAGCTGAAAAGTCTTCAATCAAATCAGATGCT AAAAACAGGATGGAGAAGACTCTTGAAACAGTTCGAGAAAATTTTAATGGTTTTCGGACAGGAAGAGCGAGTCCAACCATGCTAGATCGGCTCGAG GTCGAGTATTATGGAAGTCCAGTTAGCTTGAAAAGCATCGCTCAAATTACTACTCCAGATGGAAGCTCTCTTCTCATTCAACCATATGACAAATCTTG CTTAAAAATTATCGAGAAGGCAATAGTCAATTCCAATCTTGATTTAAATCCTAGTAACGATGGTGAGGTGATTAGGCTGACTGTTCCACAATTGACATCTGAGAGAAGGAAG GAGTTAGCAAAATTGGCAGCTAAACAAGCTGAAGAAGGGAAG GTAGCTATTAGAAATATACGAAGGGATGCCATAAAATCCTACGagaaacttgagaag GAGAAAAAGCTTTCTGAAGACATTGTTAAAGACTTGTCAGGTGATTTGCAG AAAGTAACAGATGATTATATGAAGAAGATCGAAGCCCTTTTCAAGCTGAAAGAGAAG GAGATGCTGAAAGTCTAA